A single window of Deltaproteobacteria bacterium PRO3 DNA harbors:
- a CDS encoding CoA-binding protein — protein sequence MARREQIEKFLSSPAFGVVGASRDRNKYGNRVLRKYLEHGYRAYPVNPREREIEGFSCFASVLDLPPEVASISIITPPPITEAVVGQAIQKGIRHIWMQPGAQSPAAIRMAEENGLNVIGDGTCLLTTLG from the coding sequence ATGGCCCGCCGCGAACAAATCGAAAAATTCCTGAGCTCCCCGGCCTTCGGCGTCGTCGGCGCCTCGCGGGACCGCAACAAGTACGGCAACCGCGTCCTGCGCAAATACCTCGAGCACGGCTATCGGGCTTATCCCGTCAACCCCCGCGAGCGGGAGATCGAAGGATTCTCCTGCTTCGCCAGCGTCCTCGACCTTCCGCCGGAGGTCGCCAGCATCTCGATCATCACCCCGCCGCCGATCACCGAGGCGGTAGTCGGCCAGGCGATCCAAAAAGGTATCCGCCATATCTGGATGCAGCCGGGGGCGCAGAGCCCCGCGGCCATCCGCATGGCGGAGGAAAACGGCCTCAACGTAATCGGGGACGGGACTTGCCTATTGACGACCCTTGGGTAG
- a CDS encoding transcription termination factor Rho has protein sequence MGRPDPRKSDAFTAFVAKTSIDPFERLRLETEGGPLSMRVFDLVCPIGKGQRGLIVAPPKAGKTTLLQDLCNAIAKNNPEVKLFALLVEERPEEVTDFKRSVPAEIRASSSDHDTDHHIQTANTLLEDAVALANESKDVVIVVDSLTRLARVHNREARSGKTLSGGVDANALEVPRRFFGAARKLEEGGSITILATALINTGSQMDEYIFQEFKGTGNMELVLSRRLAEQRIFPAIDVPASGTRKEEKLLSPEEYATMQKIRGFLAGLNPIDAGKKLLETLQRYPRNADLLKAVQGGLQ, from the coding sequence ATGGGACGACCGGATCCACGAAAATCGGATGCGTTCACGGCCTTCGTCGCGAAGACCTCGATCGATCCCTTCGAACGCCTGCGCCTCGAGACCGAGGGCGGCCCGCTGTCGATGCGCGTCTTCGACCTGGTCTGCCCCATCGGCAAGGGCCAGCGCGGCCTGATCGTCGCCCCGCCGAAGGCGGGCAAGACCACCCTGCTGCAAGACCTCTGCAACGCGATCGCGAAGAACAACCCCGAGGTCAAGCTCTTCGCCCTCCTGGTCGAGGAGCGGCCCGAGGAAGTCACCGACTTCAAGCGCTCGGTCCCCGCCGAGATCCGCGCCTCCTCCTCCGACCACGACACCGATCACCACATCCAGACCGCGAATACCCTGCTGGAAGACGCGGTGGCCCTGGCCAACGAGAGCAAGGACGTCGTCATCGTCGTCGATTCGCTGACCCGCCTGGCGCGGGTGCACAACCGCGAAGCCCGCAGCGGCAAGACCTTGAGCGGAGGCGTCGACGCCAACGCCCTCGAGGTCCCGCGCCGTTTCTTCGGCGCCGCGCGCAAGCTCGAGGAAGGCGGCTCGATCACCATCCTCGCCACAGCGCTGATCAACACGGGCAGCCAGATGGACGAGTATATCTTTCAAGAGTTCAAGGGCACCGGCAACATGGAACTCGTGCTTTCCCGGCGCCTGGCCGAGCAGCGCATCTTCCCCGCCATCGACGTCCCGGCCTCCGGGACGCGCAAGGAGGAGAAGCTGCTCAGCCCCGAGGAATACGCGACAATGCAGAAGATCCGAGGCTTCTTGGCCGGCCTCAATCCCATCGACGCGGGCAAAAAGCTCCTCGAGACCCTCCAGCGCTATCCGCGCAACGCCGACCTGCTCAAGGCGGTTCAAGGCGGTTTACAGTAG